A genomic region of Papaver somniferum cultivar HN1 chromosome 7, ASM357369v1, whole genome shotgun sequence contains the following coding sequences:
- the LOC113299671 gene encoding ferredoxin-thioredoxin reductase, variable chain-like: MTTTTSSFLCIPIRTYTQQNQRGFLISRRNSLVVFDTRRKQRIISCEVALKPDSASVSSSKSEDELMQEKVGARVRVKVPLIVYHVPKVPEVDITGLEGTIKQYVGLWKGKNISANLPFKVEFFKEIEGRGNVKIVAHLKEDEFEYLD; this comes from the coding sequence ATGACCACTACAACTTCTTCATTTTTATGTATACCAATCAGAACTTACACTCAGCAAaaccagaggggttttctcattTCAAGAAGAAATTCACTTGTTGTTTTTGATACAAGAAGAAAACAGAGGATTATATCTTGTGAAGTTGCATTGAAACCTGATTCTGCAtcagtttcttcttctaaatctgaGGATGAATTGATGCAAGAAAAGGTTGGAGCTAGGGTTAGGGTAAAAGTACCATTGATAGTCTACCATGTACCTAAAGTACCTGAAGTTGATATTACTGGATTAGAAGGGACAATTAAACAATATGTTGGTTTATGGAAAGGGAAGAATATATCTGCTAATCTTCCATTTAAGGTTGAATTCTTTAAAGAAATTGAAGGTCGTGGTAATGTGAAAATTGTTGCTCATCTTAAAGAAGATGAATTTGAATATCTTGATTAA